CCCCCCGGCGACCATCGTCTGGGCACTCGTCGACCGGACCCGCTGGAGCACGGTCGTCCTGGGCGCCGGGGCGTTCACCGCCGCCGTCATGGTCTACCGGATGTGGCAGATCTGGTTCGCGCTGAACTGACGCCCACCGGGGTCCGCTTGACGCCGTCGGTGCTCCGGAGCCCGTCGACGATCGGTAGGATCGGTGCAATGGCGACCAAGTCCTCCGCGGGGAGCACCTCCTCGGGCAGCTCCGCACCCGAGGGCCCCGCTGCACCGAGGGTGTCGTCCCTGGCGACCGGTGTCGGGCGGGTGCTCATCGCGGTGTACGGCATCCTCGCACTCGCGGCCACCGGCCGGAGCGTCGTGCAGATCGCCGAGAAGTTCTCCTTCGCACCGTTCTCGTACACACTGAGCGCCATCGCGGCCGTGGTCTACATCGTCGCGATGATCGCCCTCATCGTCCCCGGCCGGTTCTGGTACCGCGTCGCCTGCGTGACGATCGTCTTCGAGATGACCGGTGTCCTGGTCGTCGGGACGCTCTCGCTCATCGACCGCCAGCTGTTCCCCGACCTCACGATCTGGTCGTACTACGGCATGGGATACGCGTTCGCGCCGCTCGTCCTGCCCGTGGCCGGGCTCTGGTGGCTGCGGAAGCACCATCGCGCCGCCGCCGGTGTCGAGCCCGTCCGCCGCGGCGCGACCGACGACGCCGCACGGTCCGCCGAGTGACCGGGAGGACCCCGAGCATGCAGTTCTACGACGACGTCACGGACGTGCCGGCCGACTTCGGGCCGAGCGCCGTCACCATCGGCAAGTTCGACGGTGTCCACGTCGGGCACCGCGCCGTCATCGCCCACCTCGAGAAGGCCGCTCACGAGCGCGGACTGATCTCGACCGTCGTCACCTTCGACCAGCACCCGCTCAACGTCATCGACCCGCAGCGGGTGCCGCCGGCGCTGACGAGCACGGCGCAGCGTCGGGAACTCCTCGACGCGGTGGGCGTCGACGCCACGCTCCTGCTCCGGTTCGACCCCGCCCTGCAGTCCAAGTCCGCCGAGGCCTTCGTGTCCGAGATCCTGGTCGGCACCCTGCACGCCCAGCTGGTGTTCGTCGGCAGTGACTTCCGCTTCGGTGCCCGCGGTGCCGGGGACGTCACCCTGCTCCGGGCGCTCGGCGAACAGTACGGCTTCCGGGTCGAGCTCATCGACGACGTCGACCTGGTCGACGACGTCCGGCCGTCCGACGAGCGCCGCGTGTCCTCCACCTGGATCCGGGAGCTCCTCGGCGTCGGCCGCGTCGCCGAGGCCGCGCGGCTGCTCGGCCGGGAGCACGCGGTCCGCAGCGTCGTCGTGCACGGCAACCAGCGCGGTCGGGCGATGGGGTACCCGACGGCGAACCTCGCTCCGGCGTGCGAGGGCTTCGTGCCCGCCGACGGCGTCTACGCTGCCCGGGTCCTGCACGACGGTGTGACGTACCCGGCTGCGGTGTCGGTCGGCAACAACCCGACGTTCGAGGGCGTGCCGGCGAAGCAGATCGAGGCGCACCTGCTCGACGTCGACCTCGACCTGTACGACGAGACGATCTCGGTGCTGTTCGTCGCCTACGTCCGCGGCATGGTGGCGTTCGGTGGCATGGACGAGCTCGCGGCGCAGATGCGGCAGGACGACCTCGACATCCGGCTGCTGCTCGGGATGCCCGTCACCGCCTGACTCGACAGGGCATGACCCGACAGGGCGTGACCCGACAGGGCACGACCGGGCACAGGCGCAGCGCTGCCGTCGACGTCGGCGGCGGACGACGGAGGCCCCGCGACCGTGATGGTCGCGGGGCCTCCGTCACTTGCGGGTCGGTGTCTCAGCCGCCGAGTGCGTCGAGCCAGATCTTGCGGGCGTCGAGCGCTTCCCGGGCGTCCTTGATCTTCCGCGCGTCACCACTGGCCTCGGCCTCGGCGAGCTCGGACTCGAGCTTGGCGATCGCGTCCTCGAGCTGGCTCGCGAGGCCGGTCTGCCGCGCCTTGCGCTCGGGGTCGGACTGCTTCCAGTGCTGGTCCTCGAGCCCACGGACGTGGTCCTCGACGGCGCGGATGCGGTCCTCGACGCGACGGACGTCGGCGCGGGGGACCCGCCCGATCTCGTCCCAGCGGCGCTGCACGTCGGTGAGCGCCTTGCGCGCGGCGGAGCGGTCGGTGATCTGCAGGATCGGCTCGGCCTCGGTGAGGAGGGCGAGCTTTGCCTCGAGGTTGGCCGAGTACTCCTCGTTCTCGGCGGACGCCTCGGCGTGGCGCTGCTCGAACAGCACGTCACCGGCGGCCTTGAACCGCGCCCAGAGCGCGTCGTCGTGCCGCTTGCCCGCACGGCCGGCGCCCTTCCACTCGTCGAGCAGCTGGCGGTAGGCCGGGATGGC
The sequence above is drawn from the Curtobacterium sp. L6-1 genome and encodes:
- a CDS encoding bifunctional riboflavin kinase/FAD synthetase — encoded protein: MQFYDDVTDVPADFGPSAVTIGKFDGVHVGHRAVIAHLEKAAHERGLISTVVTFDQHPLNVIDPQRVPPALTSTAQRRELLDAVGVDATLLLRFDPALQSKSAEAFVSEILVGTLHAQLVFVGSDFRFGARGAGDVTLLRALGEQYGFRVELIDDVDLVDDVRPSDERRVSSTWIRELLGVGRVAEAARLLGREHAVRSVVVHGNQRGRAMGYPTANLAPACEGFVPADGVYAARVLHDGVTYPAAVSVGNNPTFEGVPAKQIEAHLLDVDLDLYDETISVLFVAYVRGMVAFGGMDELAAQMRQDDLDIRLLLGMPVTA